The bacterium DNA window GATAGATACAACATTAGAGTTCTCTCATCTATATTCCCTAAAACCGCCTCGTCATAGTTAAACATTATCTGCACAGGATTGGTCAGTGTGCCAGTAACCTTATCCCCTGAAGTACCGTAGGCATTTAGTTCCATGCCAATACCGATATTGTGTGGTAGGTGAGCAAGTTGTCCTGCTTCAAGTTTTATAGGTGGTAATACATAAATAAGGTCTGTCCCAGTACCATATCTTACTGTAGCAGTCCCCCATGTTGCTGTCAAGGTACCTGCCCAGGTCTTAGCCAGGTCCACAGGATAGCCAACTACCATCCTGACAGAAGCTATATTGGTTCCATAGGTAGCGCTTATTGTGCCAAGTCCAGGCATAGTGGCATAAAAGACAGTGCTTGAGCCGTGGGTAAAGAATAACCTACCAATATCTCCTAAAACTTCCCATCTACCCTCGCCATAATCAATCAGGTTATTGTTTATATCATAGAATTTTAAAGATAAGGTGTGGGTGCTGCCCAGAGGAACACTCATACCAGTAATCTTCTGATTTAGGATACTTTCTATCTGAATATAATCATATTCGGGCATGACAATATTAACAACCTCATCAGTAAAACTATTTACAACCCCATCATTTACACTCAATATAAATGTATAGGTTCCAGGAAGTTTGGGTGTAAAGGTGGGAGTGGCTGTGGCTGAATCAGACAACAAGGATTTTTGAGGATTGCTATCTGCCTCTGTCCAACTGTAAGTAAGTTGGTCTTCATCCGGGTCAAAGCTTTTGCTACCATCAAGAGATACTATTTCATTGGCATAAGCATATCTATCAACTCCAGCATTGGCTATTGGCTGGCGATTTGTCCAGCAGACAATTGGATTTGTAGGGGTAATCTCTGCAACACTGGGAAAATAGACTGTAGCAAAGTTGACTATCTCTGCACCTGCTGGTAGATTACTTTTTGCATTAACTGTAAAGGTAGAATAGCCGCCTTCTTTAGGACCTACTTCGCCAACATACCAGGTAATACATCTTGTCTTAGAATTATAACTTGCAACAGGGGATACCTGGGAACCATCCTTTGTGCTAAACATCTCCTTTACCTGGAGGGTAGTTTCATCCAAATCTTCATCTAAAATATCAGTAACATAAACACCATAAGCAATCCCTTCTCCTTCATTTTCATATTCAACCTTATAGGTTAGTTCTTGACCGGCTAAGATCTTTCCTTCTTGACCATACTTGGCATTAGGGTCGTGGGGAACATCAACCTGAGTTTGACAACCACTTCTGCTACTATCTTTAGCACTAAGATAGTCGCTCATAGCAGAGTCCAAATCTTTCCTGTGGTGAGTGTCCTGCATAATCAGTAAGTTAAGCCGGCTCTCATAAATATTCCCTCCCAGCGCATTTCTAGCAGAATCTATTGCTTCGCTATAAGTGTCTCCCATTATTTCTGTCTGACTTGCTGCAGCACTTAGAACACTTGATAATTCTATGACACTGTTTGAATTTGACAGCTCCTTATAGCTCTCGGAGCTTAAATAATTATTGTCATATAAAAAGTCTAAGAAATTCTGGCCCTCCTTATAGTCATCGTATGCGTCTTGAAGATGCTTCACCTGCCTCATAACCTCCCGCGCGATCCACGTGATAACAATAATCCCCACAATCACCGTAAACAAACCAACGCCTTTTATCTCAGCATTATCATTATCATTATTTTGTAATAACACCCCTCTGTTATTACCCTCACTACCTCGTAGCTTCTTCATATATTTCTCTATTGGAAGCTCAAACCTGATTTCAAATCCATCTTGAGTTTCTAAATACTCAAGGCAATCAAGAGAAAGCTCTTCTTGCTCAGGGGTTGTAGTTACCGTAGCCTCTGAATAGAGAGTGCCACTGCCGGCCTGACCAGATACATCCATCTTTACCTTCATACGGTTTTCGGTATCTTCAATAACCTGATAGCTTACCTCTGCAGGGTCAATGGCAGGCTTTTCTATGAGATATGCCATATTATGAATAATGGTACGGGGGGGTATCCCAAAAACAACTTTACACATTGTAGTAAGGTATATTATGGTGTGAGGAGGGATTTTTTCTATATTCCAAATTACATTATGTAGCCCATAGTCGTATCTACCGTTACCTGTATTTGACCTATATTCTACATAAGGTGAGAGTTTTTGGACTATCTTCACATTTTCAGCCTGCTTGGTACCCCTATTTCTGCACATAATTACATATTCTAAGGGACTGCCAGGACTAACAACCCCTTTTGGTCCCCAGGTGGTTATTTCTAACCTTGGGTGTGGCGGAAGATTCAAATCAACCCTTCCTATGGTAAGAGAAAGCCCCTTATCCTTCTCCAGCAGACCATACGCTATGCCCTCTAAGGGGCTTGTAAAGAGACCATTTAGATTAAATATACCAGGCGAAACCTTTTTAGCGTAAGTATAACCCTCTCCTTTGCCTATCTTTGAGGTATACGAAATTATGGAAAAGCCTTTGTTATAATATGGATTTTCTATTGTATTAATCGTCACATTGCTCAGCCCAAGGCTTAAATCTTCGTTATAGTCTCCTGTAGTGGTAACCTCTATAAATTTCTCTAAAATATGAAGGCCTACATCAGAGAATTTGGTAGTTGGTCCCTGATACTGAATCTCTCCGGTTGTGGTAAATGTTGATGAAACTATATCACTATCACCTATTTGACGAACCTTCCAGACTGCAAAATATTTATTATAGATATTACTATCTGAAACAGCCTCAGAAAGAAACCCTTCTACAAAACCTATAATTTCTCCAGAAAGTGCACCTTTTAGATAAATCCGCTTATCTTCAGGGTCAAAAAGAACAAAGCCTTCCTGATTGCCTACATATGTGTCTTCATTCAAGGTTATATTAAACCTGGCTTTATAAAAGCCCTGGTTAGCAAAGGCACCACTTTTTATGGAGACAAATTCAATATCGGTCAGATTTAGATTACCCTGAAAGTCTCCTTGAATCAAACCATTATTTAGAACAGCCTTTTCTACCCATACTTCTGCTGTTGAGGAACCTTCTTCTGAAAATTTCTCTTCAGTAAACTCAAGCTGGTATTCATAGGCACCCATATCTACAATCCCACCTACTATCCGGGGATTGCCATCCTTATCTGTTGTTGGAATATCCTGTGCTGAGTTTGTGCCTCTGTTTATGCAAGGTGAGACAACTTTAAGGTGAAAGTCACCACCATTAGAATCAACAAAGAGTGGATTCAAAGAAATATTACCCGCACAATCAGCAGTATTATTGAGCCAATTAACATCTCTGACTGTGTCGTTCTCAAGATAATCCCCTGATATATTCTCGAAGAAGCAGTTGTGATTCACTGGAGGATTTAGATTAGTTACCTGAATACCGTATTGAAAATGACCTATAATGATATTATTTGCTATCCTTGGTGAAGAATTAGAATCACAATAGATACCACTTGAATTGTCTACAATGGTGTTGTTGGTGATGGCTGGGGAGGAGAAGTAGCAGTAGATGCCATATTCGCGGTTGTCAGTGATGATGTTGCCTGAAATGGGTGGATGGCTGGTAGCAAGATGGATGCCATGACCATTGCTGTTTTTTATAATAGAATTCAGGATATTTGGCGAGGAATTATCACAGCAGATATTACCCATACTCCCATCACCACCACCATACTCTATCAGGCAATGGTTGATGGTGCCTGTGCCTGCCTTATTAAAGCAGATCCAATTCCAGTAGCTACCCTTAGCCCTGGTGAAGGTGATCGTGCCTGCACTGCCATCTGCTATCAGGATGCCTGACTCTGACTCTGCAAAGCCACCTATTGTCAATTGTCTGCTATTATCAAGTCTCACCTCTACCCCTGGCTCAATGGTTAAGCAGGGTGTGCCTGCTCCTTCGACATAGACATCGTCGATAATGACATAGGGAACACCCTGGTTTGTCCAGCTGCCTGAGGTATTTATTGTATCACCAAACACCTCAATGGCATTTGGGGTATTGTTGGAAAAGGTATTAGAGACTACCTTCCTTACCGAGTTTGCATATATCCTTATGGGATAGTTGTTATTGTTGGTAAAGGTATT harbors:
- a CDS encoding right-handed parallel beta-helix repeat-containing protein, which codes for MKKIFSVVVLGMVLGSISQMAYGTDVSGVISESATWTLAGSPYIVTGDVYVQGSNTPTLTIEPGVIVKFDQYIVGLYIGYNNFGKIIANNATFTSNQGTPSKGYWNGICFYDKAEDSSILNNCLIEYGGYGNLGNIYCDSASPIITNCTIGSSSNNGIYCVNSSPNITDNTILANDTYGIYCYNADSSPDISDNTFTNNNNYPIRIGANSVRKVVNNTFSNNNPNAIEVLSDTINTSGTWTDQGVPYIITGDVYVKGAATPTLTIEPGVVVKFNQYTNLEIGGNYANEFGKLIANSATFTANGTTTKGYWDGICFYDKAEDSSILNNCLIEYGGYGNLGNIYCDSASPIITNCTIGSSSNNGIYCVNSSPNITDNTILANDTYGIYCYNADSSPDISDNTFTNNNNYPIRIGANSVRKVVNNTFSNNNPNAIEVLSDTINTSGTWTDQGVPYIITGDVYVKGAATPTLTIEPGVVVKFNQYTNLEIGGNYANEFGKLIANSATFTANGTTTKGYWDGICFYDKAEDSSTLNNCLIEYGGYGGIGNIYCDSASPIITNCTIGSSSNYGIYCYDASSSPDISNNTFTNNNNYPIRIYANSVRKVVSNTFSNNTPNAIEVLAETINTSGTWTNQNVPYVITGTGDVYVQGPSTPTLTIEPGVVVKFDQYKGLYIGGNPANDFGKLIANNVTFTANGTTTKGYWYGICFYDKAEDSSILNNCLIEYGGDGNISCYSASPIITNCTIGSSSNNGICCYYASPNITNNTILANDTYGIYCSGTSSSPDISDNTFTNNNNYPIRIYANSVRKVVSNTFSNNTPNAIEVFGDTINTSGSWTNQGVPYVIIDDVYVEGAGTPCLTIEPGVEVRLDNSRQLTIGGFAESESGILIADGSAGTITFTRAKGSYWNWICFNKAGTGTINHCLIEYGGGDGSMGNICCDNSSPNILNSIIKNSNGHGIHLATSHPPISGNIITDNREYGIYCYFSSPAITNNTIVDNSSGIYCDSNSSPRIANNIIIGHFQYGIQVTNLNPPVNHNCFFENISGDYLENDTVRDVNWLNNTADCAGNISLNPLFVDSNGGDFHLKVVSPCINRGTNSAQDIPTTDKDGNPRIVGGIVDMGAYEYQLEFTEEKFSEEGSSTAEVWVEKAVLNNGLIQGDFQGNLNLTDIEFVSIKSGAFANQGFYKARFNITLNEDTYVGNQEGFVLFDPEDKRIYLKGALSGEIIGFVEGFLSEAVSDSNIYNKYFAVWKVRQIGDSDIVSSTFTTTGEIQYQGPTTKFSDVGLHILEKFIEVTTTGDYNEDLSLGLSNVTINTIENPYYNKGFSIISYTSKIGKGEGYTYAKKVSPGIFNLNGLFTSPLEGIAYGLLEKDKGLSLTIGRVDLNLPPHPRLEITTWGPKGVVSPGSPLEYVIMCRNRGTKQAENVKIVQKLSPYVEYRSNTGNGRYDYGLHNVIWNIEKIPPHTIIYLTTMCKVVFGIPPRTIIHNMAYLIEKPAIDPAEVSYQVIEDTENRMKVKMDVSGQAGSGTLYSEATVTTTPEQEELSLDCLEYLETQDGFEIRFELPIEKYMKKLRGSEGNNRGVLLQNNDNDNAEIKGVGLFTVIVGIIVITWIAREVMRQVKHLQDAYDDYKEGQNFLDFLYDNNYLSSESYKELSNSNSVIELSSVLSAAASQTEIMGDTYSEAIDSARNALGGNIYESRLNLLIMQDTHHRKDLDSAMSDYLSAKDSSRSGCQTQVDVPHDPNAKYGQEGKILAGQELTYKVEYENEGEGIAYGVYVTDILDEDLDETTLQVKEMFSTKDGSQVSPVASYNSKTRCITWYVGEVGPKEGGYSTFTVNAKSNLPAGAEIVNFATVYFPSVAEITPTNPIVCWTNRQPIANAGVDRYAYANEIVSLDGSKSFDPDEDQLTYSWTEADSNPQKSLLSDSATATPTFTPKLPGTYTFILSVNDGVVNSFTDEVVNIVMPEYDYIQIESILNQKITGMSVPLGSTHTLSLKFYDINNNLIDYGEGRWEVLGDIGRLFFTHGSSTVFYATMPGLGTISATYGTNIASVRMVVGYPVDLAKTWAGTLTATWGTATVRYGTGTDLIYVLPPIKLEAGQLAHLPHNIGIGMELNAYGTSGDKVTGTLTNPVQIMFNYDEAVLGNIDERTLMLYLSSDGNIWELVADSNIDIDANIIYGTITHLSYIAPAGKSKITAASDLTGVFVYPNPCYASRGQQLHFKRLTAQCTIKVFNIVGELVKEIEHNNGTDEEGWTNPREVASGVYIYLIKNEQGQKAIGKLGIIK